From the Leptospira licerasiae serovar Varillal str. VAR 010 genome, one window contains:
- a CDS encoding TolC family protein: MNNQSLKVKCIRKIVLLSILFGSLSILGENEVLVLDQQRAEDIAIENSPELRLLGGQQKIKALLVKENWRSYFPTASVSWFRNANVVENDSESRSQRLALTMDQVVYDGGRRSLALQAALNDLNLSKYDFLLGINNLKFKVRSAFYTLLTNKAQMEIQKRSIDRQKEQLRFAKREKQLGDSTELQVLQIENRLNEIQLQYQKSETALLSGIEEFKIQLRLPSTTNIILGVDILKGIQFSYKEIPLDQLVSLAFQSRVEFERNKAAELQALSEFEIAKSFYIPTLSVGGYYAGSGDRFEPKQREYGFNFKLSMPIGANTLQDTSNYISRNDDTNKSLTSTTTMNIMDNLQYKRKIASTGIAAEQAKITRRQQDDIVRNEVFKALQNYHQCWKSMLLADENAKTFEKRLKIKEKEVSLGDAKRVDLAETEIFYLQALNTMITSRVQYLTAVSQLEMAVGASLDSLELIKVNK; encoded by the coding sequence ATGAATAACCAATCATTAAAAGTTAAGTGCATTAGAAAAATAGTTCTTCTTTCCATTTTGTTTGGATCATTATCAATACTTGGGGAAAATGAAGTCCTTGTACTCGATCAGCAAAGAGCGGAAGATATCGCTATAGAAAATAGTCCAGAGCTACGTCTATTAGGCGGCCAACAAAAAATCAAAGCGTTACTTGTGAAGGAGAATTGGAGATCGTATTTCCCAACTGCTTCCGTTTCTTGGTTTAGAAATGCAAACGTAGTAGAAAACGATTCAGAAAGTAGGTCCCAAAGGCTTGCACTCACTATGGACCAAGTGGTTTATGACGGTGGAAGGAGATCCTTGGCCCTACAAGCTGCCTTAAACGATCTGAATTTATCGAAATACGACTTTCTTCTTGGAATTAACAATTTAAAGTTTAAGGTTCGATCCGCATTTTATACACTTTTAACCAACAAAGCCCAAATGGAGATCCAAAAAAGGTCTATTGATAGGCAAAAGGAACAGTTACGGTTCGCCAAAAGAGAGAAGCAACTAGGGGATTCAACTGAATTACAAGTTCTTCAAATAGAGAATCGTCTAAATGAAATCCAACTACAATACCAAAAATCCGAAACAGCCTTACTGAGCGGAATAGAAGAATTCAAAATCCAATTAAGACTACCAAGCACTACAAATATTATTCTCGGTGTTGATATTCTTAAAGGAATTCAATTTTCATATAAAGAGATACCTCTCGATCAATTGGTAAGCCTAGCTTTCCAATCTAGAGTAGAATTCGAACGAAACAAGGCTGCCGAATTACAAGCTTTATCCGAATTTGAAATAGCAAAGTCATTTTATATCCCGACGTTATCTGTCGGTGGATACTATGCAGGATCCGGAGATAGATTTGAGCCTAAACAAAGAGAATATGGCTTCAATTTTAAACTAAGTATGCCTATTGGAGCTAATACTCTCCAAGACACCTCCAATTATATTTCCCGTAACGACGACACAAATAAGTCCCTAACATCCACAACCACTATGAATATCATGGATAATCTTCAATATAAAAGAAAGATTGCTTCTACCGGAATAGCTGCTGAACAAGCTAAGATTACTCGAAGACAACAGGATGATATAGTAAGAAATGAAGTATTCAAAGCCCTACAAAACTATCATCAGTGTTGGAAATCTATGCTATTAGCTGACGAAAACGCAAAAACCTTCGAAAAAAGATTAAAAATTAAAGAGAAAGAAGTTTCTCTCGGGGACGCTAAGCGAGTGGACTTAGCTGAAACAGAAATCTTCTATTTGCAAGCTTTGAATACGATGATTACAAGCCGTGTTCAATATTTGACTGCAGTATCCCAGCTTGAAATGGCAGTAGGCGCAAGCCTTGATAGCCTTGAACTAATAAAGGTTAATAAATAA
- a CDS encoding efflux RND transporter permease subunit — translation MTLYFLKNRITTLVVLLLILLVGFVSLKDLKIDLLPDISYPTLTVVTVYENVSPSEIETLVTKPIEEIVSSVNGVDRITSESLEGVSLVKIRFRWGTNMDTASIQTREKVDLVKGSLPIDAKKSIVLKFDPNDAPLLQVAAVSTGLDPKELRSFIKKNLSPYFERVDGIAAVSITGGYEKQILVNIDRGKLDAYGLSPQEIVRGVASNNFNFPAGNIKRDDREILVRTMGAYENVEAISELVVNLSEKGAPVYLRNIAEVLDSYKERTSVSYFNTDECVAIILKKEAGKNSVIIADEARELIDSLNKEFGNKVKLIVVADQSKFIRESISGVALAGIQAIVICFFVLSFFLGTFRESAIVTLSIPISILVTIVFFYFQKMTLNTMSLGGLSVGVGMMVDSSIVVLESIYAFRKTKRTAFESALEGTKDVFGSLFASTLTSIVVFSPILFLEGIAASIFREFALSITYSLISSFFVSVTFIPVLTTLPMFSSSSEGFAIFRPFWAFRERILNVLETLYVFGIETILKKPKLILLSILGLIFATIVFFKFLPTELMPQVQKADLNAKVVLPPGSSLQKTEEVSKEILNDLVNSGFVENAFLKVGYEERDLVINPKGDFGLNRSELFLQLVRYDSAEDLFESTKDQIKEIELRTGAQLIFIPAKDLLSDLLPETNEGLVLEVSGQDLFLVREICKEIQSEIQKTGKFGEVTTSFGEDTPEIRVLIDRDKMATFGLSVEAVAKTLRSVIKGEAATRFKRNDEEIPVLIRHRLNDRTGTDSLSNTLFKISSGALIRLQDFATIVSGNSNRKILRYDGKRVGLVRAPLVSITYSEALKIAEPIIDKYSKKKDISILPGETQKIMEKSIQSLTFAVLLSILLVYMVLASNMENLGLPFIILFSIFVSGAGVGIGLILTGNTLNIISLMGIILLAGVVVNNAIILIEYYQLHEKDYKSIDELVIAGGRRRLNPILSTTATTIFGLFPLLITFGPRSPQGPMAASVMGGLLVSTALTLLFVPVAYRWYFNRFLKGRK, via the coding sequence ATGACCCTTTATTTTTTAAAGAATCGAATTACCACACTCGTTGTTTTACTTTTAATCCTTTTAGTTGGATTTGTAAGTTTAAAAGATCTTAAAATCGATCTATTACCGGACATTTCTTATCCAACCTTGACTGTGGTTACGGTATATGAGAATGTTTCTCCTTCCGAAATCGAAACCCTGGTAACAAAACCTATCGAGGAAATAGTCTCTTCGGTTAACGGAGTGGATCGTATCACCTCTGAATCCTTAGAAGGTGTATCCTTAGTGAAAATAAGATTTCGCTGGGGTACAAATATGGACACGGCTTCTATCCAGACCCGAGAGAAAGTGGATCTTGTGAAGGGGAGCCTTCCCATCGATGCTAAGAAGTCTATTGTACTCAAATTTGATCCGAATGACGCTCCTTTACTCCAAGTTGCCGCTGTCTCAACTGGATTAGATCCAAAGGAACTAAGAAGTTTTATAAAGAAAAACCTTTCACCTTATTTCGAGCGGGTAGATGGAATTGCTGCAGTATCTATCACTGGGGGATACGAAAAGCAAATTCTCGTAAATATAGATCGTGGAAAACTTGATGCTTATGGTTTGAGTCCACAAGAAATCGTTCGAGGAGTTGCTTCGAACAATTTCAATTTTCCCGCGGGAAATATAAAGAGAGATGATCGTGAAATCCTTGTTCGGACTATGGGTGCCTATGAAAACGTGGAGGCGATTTCCGAACTTGTCGTTAACTTATCCGAAAAAGGCGCTCCAGTCTATTTACGAAATATCGCTGAGGTCTTAGATTCTTATAAAGAAAGAACCAGTGTTAGCTATTTTAATACTGATGAGTGTGTTGCGATCATTCTAAAGAAAGAGGCAGGAAAAAATAGCGTAATTATTGCGGATGAAGCAAGAGAACTAATCGATTCTTTAAATAAAGAATTCGGAAACAAAGTAAAACTAATTGTAGTCGCAGATCAAAGTAAATTTATTCGAGAGTCCATTTCAGGAGTAGCACTAGCAGGAATTCAAGCGATCGTAATTTGTTTTTTTGTTTTGTCCTTCTTTCTTGGAACATTCCGAGAATCGGCAATTGTTACTCTTTCGATACCTATATCGATATTAGTTACGATTGTTTTCTTTTATTTTCAAAAGATGACATTAAATACGATGTCTCTCGGTGGATTGTCCGTCGGGGTCGGTATGATGGTGGACTCTTCTATTGTAGTGTTAGAGTCTATTTATGCCTTTAGAAAGACTAAAAGAACTGCCTTTGAGAGTGCTTTGGAAGGTACGAAGGATGTTTTTGGCTCCTTATTTGCATCTACCCTAACAAGTATCGTTGTTTTCTCACCTATATTATTTTTAGAAGGGATAGCGGCTTCAATCTTTAGAGAATTTGCACTCTCTATTACTTACTCTCTTATTTCGTCCTTTTTTGTCTCCGTCACTTTTATTCCGGTACTTACTACGTTGCCGATGTTTTCTTCCAGCTCCGAAGGATTTGCAATCTTTCGTCCATTCTGGGCTTTTAGAGAAAGAATTTTAAATGTATTAGAAACGCTATATGTATTCGGAATAGAGACAATATTAAAAAAACCGAAGTTGATCTTACTTTCGATCTTAGGATTAATATTCGCAACTATTGTATTTTTCAAATTCCTTCCAACGGAATTAATGCCCCAGGTTCAAAAAGCGGATTTAAACGCGAAGGTAGTTTTACCTCCTGGATCTTCTTTGCAAAAGACCGAAGAAGTATCCAAAGAAATTCTAAATGATTTAGTAAACTCCGGCTTCGTGGAAAATGCCTTTTTGAAAGTAGGGTACGAAGAAAGAGATCTTGTAATTAACCCGAAAGGAGACTTCGGATTAAATAGATCCGAACTTTTTTTACAATTGGTTCGATATGACAGCGCAGAAGATCTCTTTGAGTCTACCAAAGATCAAATTAAGGAGATCGAACTAAGAACAGGAGCCCAGCTTATTTTCATACCAGCTAAGGACTTACTTTCCGATCTTCTTCCTGAAACAAATGAAGGCTTGGTATTAGAAGTCTCTGGTCAGGATCTATTCTTAGTCCGTGAGATCTGTAAGGAAATCCAATCAGAAATACAAAAGACTGGAAAGTTCGGAGAGGTTACCACATCCTTTGGTGAAGACACCCCGGAAATTCGAGTTTTAATCGATCGAGATAAAATGGCTACCTTTGGGTTATCTGTTGAGGCGGTGGCTAAGACCTTAAGGTCTGTAATAAAAGGGGAGGCTGCCACTCGATTTAAACGGAACGATGAAGAGATACCAGTACTAATTCGTCACCGGCTTAATGATCGGACAGGAACGGATTCATTAAGCAATACACTTTTCAAAATTTCTTCGGGAGCACTAATTCGGTTACAAGACTTTGCAACGATTGTTTCAGGGAATTCGAACAGAAAAATTTTAAGATACGATGGTAAAAGAGTAGGGCTTGTCAGAGCTCCGCTTGTCTCAATAACTTACTCCGAAGCTTTAAAAATTGCAGAACCAATAATTGATAAATACTCCAAAAAGAAAGACATATCCATTCTTCCAGGTGAAACACAAAAGATCATGGAAAAATCGATTCAATCTTTAACCTTCGCAGTATTACTTTCAATTCTTCTAGTTTACATGGTTCTTGCTTCGAATATGGAAAACCTCGGTCTTCCATTTATTATTTTATTCTCAATCTTTGTTTCCGGGGCAGGGGTAGGGATTGGTCTCATTTTAACTGGAAATACTCTTAATATCATTTCCTTGATGGGAATAATACTGCTCGCAGGTGTTGTAGTAAATAACGCAATTATACTAATCGAATATTACCAATTGCATGAAAAAGACTATAAAAGTATCGATGAGCTTGTAATAGCAGGTGGAAGAAGACGCTTAAACCCTATTTTAAGTACTACGGCTACAACGATCTTCGGATTGTTTCCGCTCCTAATTACTTTTGGGCCTCGTTCTCCTCAAGGTCCAATGGCAGCTTCCGTTATGGGTGGTCTTTTAGTATCTACCGCCCTTACTCTTCTTTTTGTCCCCGTGGCTTATAGATGGTACTTTAATCGATTTCTAAAGGGAAGAAAGTAA
- a CDS encoding lipoprotein yields MRTNNSISYFLIFLVLLSTSCSSYQTAKVRFSSEIIEAKNPSERFPNIRRIAINRIQTKPNSFATFAGENFTNNLRFYLLKEGIEAQVQEVPIETKHPTQTTSETVGNTISPSPSATPTMFSSNFVLETSDKPIELKPEVIQKVCALAKCDIYVDGYIYEKRLGNILDEEITTGIFIRMYSQNGTLLGQLKLSSPVTTEIFSNNSILAEMMASKIAITVGVSNKTGFKWKFWE; encoded by the coding sequence ATGAGAACAAATAATTCAATTTCTTATTTTTTGATCTTTTTAGTCTTACTCTCCACGTCTTGTTCGAGTTATCAAACAGCCAAAGTCCGGTTCTCTTCCGAGATTATAGAAGCTAAAAATCCTTCAGAGAGATTCCCAAACATTAGACGAATCGCCATAAATAGAATTCAGACAAAACCGAATTCCTTTGCTACCTTTGCAGGCGAGAATTTCACGAATAATCTTCGTTTCTATTTGCTAAAGGAAGGCATCGAGGCCCAAGTCCAAGAGGTTCCAATAGAAACCAAACACCCTACTCAAACCACAAGTGAAACAGTCGGAAATACTATTAGTCCCTCCCCTTCGGCTACTCCCACTATGTTTTCCTCCAATTTTGTACTTGAGACAAGCGATAAGCCTATCGAGCTCAAACCCGAAGTTATTCAAAAAGTGTGCGCTCTAGCTAAGTGCGATATTTACGTCGATGGTTACATTTACGAAAAGAGATTAGGGAACATTTTAGACGAGGAAATCACAACCGGCATTTTCATCCGGATGTATTCGCAAAACGGTACTCTTTTAGGCCAATTAAAACTTAGCTCACCCGTCACAACGGAAATCTTTTCAAATAACTCGATTCTTGCCGAAATGATGGCTTCGAAAATTGCGATTACAGTTGGGGTTTCCAATAAGACCGGCTTTAAGTGGAAGTTTTGGGAATAA
- a CDS encoding efflux RND transporter permease subunit, producing the protein MNSILSFFLKRRITTFMLFGGFFFWGLLSVKLLPVSLMPPTDSPALSIVTKYPGVAPSRIEEILTKPMEEQIVGVGGLESIYSTSEEGESRINVIFSDVKDITLKSVELKSKIDLIRHTFPREVQEPTVIRYDPSDRPIFIVKLESSAYSLKELREIAENKIKKRLERVDGVSEVRVGGGRYREILVEVNRNYLNFLGISLSEVMESIRTSNVDLPAGRIGEGNGWINVRVIGKFSALRTMEEIIIRSPSQNKWVKLKELGSVYDGHRDREDISRENGNENVTIYVQKAGDANTISVCEGLREELSQVTFPEVKKEITYDQSEYIQVSIDRVAGSALTGGIMAVIVIFLFLKNIRATLIVGASIPLSIIITFAFMFIWKIGLNVMTLAGLALGAGLLIDNSIVVLDRIFRIRQSIVSGEKPNKKVDLSGIADESVLSLYKELAASTLTNIAVFLPFFFGSRELKQLYGGMALTVSFSILISLVVSLFFLPQLAKLFLNKPEHFENTGLIEIRDKINSILKTVGINLNFNIRQSSNSKIMRTFERFRKYFRLDYVRKKYLRLLTWFFRRPKWTYVILISLCAVGIGITPFLKQEYIDPVDAGEIRASVELETGTHLDATSQQVKRIEELLKTIPEVEKINSKIEKWHADLYIKLKPLDKRSKTSEELISEFKELTSPLQDVFVYYVENSSMDSSRELDLEFIGDDTEALKKIAKNAASTIKQIPGIQETVLRFRDGKQEFLLNIHQDKMALTGLTSEEVGNYIRTAIQGSIPTKFIEDSKEVDIRVRFREEDRLNIEQIPNYRIPGDKTSISIAELSIQKEKEGETKIYRKNKRRMVTITAKLGSLDLGTAVEKIKASLSSLELPNNYYFEFGGSFKKLQKNRIEMLFMIFLAVFLIFCILASLFEDLLLPWLLMISVPLGIFADLIILFCFRMSLNISVYIGFILLAGIAINNSIMLVDQALHHFRNSLAKNKNFSLLRASVQSASERLRPILMTTFTTTTALIPTMLDFGEGSQLWRPLAITVFWGLSISTFLTLLIVPVMFFHFQGRTINRGGGFSFFSFLRRKKQFRTIPIH; encoded by the coding sequence GTGAACTCTATTTTATCTTTCTTTCTTAAAAGAAGAATAACGACGTTCATGTTATTCGGCGGATTCTTTTTTTGGGGATTACTTTCTGTAAAACTTCTTCCTGTTTCCTTAATGCCTCCGACGGATTCTCCGGCTTTAAGTATAGTCACAAAATATCCGGGTGTCGCTCCATCTAGAATTGAAGAAATTCTAACTAAACCGATGGAAGAACAGATTGTCGGAGTTGGAGGTTTGGAATCTATTTACTCCACTTCGGAGGAAGGGGAGTCACGAATTAACGTCATCTTTTCCGATGTAAAAGATATTACTCTAAAATCTGTAGAACTAAAATCCAAGATCGATTTAATTCGGCACACTTTCCCGAGAGAAGTGCAAGAACCCACAGTTATCCGTTATGATCCAAGTGATCGGCCTATATTCATTGTAAAATTAGAATCATCTGCCTATTCCTTAAAAGAACTAAGAGAAATAGCAGAAAACAAAATTAAAAAAAGGTTAGAAAGAGTCGATGGAGTTAGCGAAGTCCGCGTGGGTGGAGGACGCTACCGCGAAATCCTCGTAGAAGTAAACAGAAACTATCTTAATTTCCTTGGAATATCCTTGTCCGAAGTGATGGAGAGCATTCGTACATCCAATGTGGATCTTCCGGCTGGTAGAATAGGGGAAGGTAACGGTTGGATTAATGTTCGAGTAATTGGTAAATTTTCCGCCCTGCGAACTATGGAGGAAATTATCATCAGATCTCCTTCGCAAAATAAATGGGTTAAGCTTAAAGAATTAGGAAGCGTTTACGATGGTCATAGAGACCGCGAAGATATTTCCAGGGAAAACGGAAATGAAAACGTAACGATATATGTTCAAAAAGCGGGGGATGCCAATACAATTTCGGTATGCGAAGGATTAAGAGAGGAACTCTCTCAAGTAACTTTCCCTGAAGTAAAAAAAGAAATCACATACGACCAATCGGAATATATTCAGGTTTCTATAGATAGAGTAGCGGGATCTGCTTTGACAGGTGGCATTATGGCTGTAATCGTAATTTTCCTTTTCCTGAAAAACATTAGAGCGACTCTTATCGTTGGAGCTTCTATCCCATTATCCATAATAATAACATTTGCGTTTATGTTTATATGGAAAATAGGATTGAACGTAATGACCTTGGCGGGTCTTGCTCTTGGGGCAGGGTTACTTATTGACAATTCTATAGTTGTATTGGATCGAATTTTTCGAATTAGACAATCAATCGTTAGCGGAGAAAAACCAAACAAAAAAGTAGATTTATCTGGAATCGCAGACGAATCGGTACTTAGTCTATACAAGGAACTTGCAGCATCTACTTTAACAAATATTGCAGTATTCTTGCCGTTCTTTTTTGGATCAAGAGAGTTAAAGCAATTGTACGGCGGAATGGCTTTAACGGTAAGCTTTTCCATTTTAATTTCTTTAGTAGTTTCACTTTTCTTTCTACCTCAACTAGCAAAATTGTTCTTAAATAAGCCAGAACACTTTGAAAATACTGGCCTTATCGAAATTAGAGATAAAATAAATTCCATTCTTAAAACCGTAGGCATTAATCTAAATTTCAACATTCGTCAAAGTTCGAATTCTAAAATTATGAGAACTTTCGAACGATTTCGAAAATATTTCAGATTGGACTATGTTCGAAAAAAGTACCTTAGATTACTCACCTGGTTTTTTCGACGACCAAAATGGACTTATGTAATTTTAATTTCCCTTTGTGCAGTAGGCATTGGGATCACTCCTTTTTTGAAACAGGAATATATCGATCCAGTTGATGCCGGAGAGATTCGGGCGAGCGTTGAATTGGAAACTGGCACTCACTTGGATGCAACAAGCCAGCAAGTCAAGCGAATAGAAGAACTTCTAAAAACAATCCCTGAGGTGGAGAAAATAAATTCTAAAATTGAGAAGTGGCACGCAGATCTTTATATAAAATTAAAACCTTTGGATAAAAGGAGTAAAACTTCCGAAGAATTAATTTCTGAATTCAAGGAACTTACTTCTCCATTACAGGATGTTTTCGTTTATTACGTTGAAAATTCCTCTATGGATAGTAGCAGAGAACTGGACCTTGAATTTATCGGGGATGATACAGAGGCTTTAAAGAAGATCGCCAAGAATGCAGCTTCGACGATAAAACAAATACCCGGGATCCAGGAGACTGTATTACGATTTAGGGATGGAAAGCAGGAATTTCTCTTAAATATACATCAAGATAAAATGGCATTAACAGGATTAACTTCCGAAGAGGTCGGAAATTATATCCGCACAGCAATCCAAGGCTCAATTCCAACCAAGTTTATAGAGGATTCTAAGGAAGTAGATATTAGGGTTCGTTTTCGAGAAGAAGACCGATTGAATATCGAACAAATTCCAAATTATAGAATCCCCGGAGATAAAACCTCCATTTCCATAGCAGAGCTTTCCATTCAAAAAGAAAAGGAAGGTGAAACGAAAATTTATCGCAAGAATAAAAGAAGGATGGTTACTATAACGGCAAAGTTGGGGTCCTTGGATCTTGGGACGGCTGTGGAGAAAATCAAAGCTTCCTTATCTTCCTTGGAATTACCTAACAATTACTATTTCGAATTCGGAGGTTCTTTTAAAAAGCTACAAAAGAATAGAATCGAAATGTTATTCATGATATTTTTGGCGGTGTTTTTAATCTTTTGTATTTTAGCTTCTTTGTTTGAGGATCTTCTTCTTCCTTGGCTTTTGATGATCTCCGTTCCACTTGGAATATTCGCAGATCTAATCATTCTATTTTGTTTTAGGATGAGTTTAAATATATCTGTTTATATAGGCTTTATACTTTTGGCGGGGATAGCAATCAATAACTCGATTATGCTTGTGGATCAGGCTTTACACCATTTTAGAAATAGCTTGGCAAAAAATAAGAATTTTTCCTTACTTCGAGCTAGCGTTCAATCTGCCTCAGAAAGGTTACGGCCGATACTAATGACCACATTTACTACGACAACGGCCCTTATCCCTACCATGCTTGATTTCGGAGAAGGAAGTCAGCTTTGGAGACCCCTTGCTATTACTGTCTTTTGGGGGCTTAGTATTTCTACGTTTCTAACGTTGCTTATAGTTCCTGTAATGTTCTTCCACTTTCAAGGAAGAACGATTAATAGGGGAGGGGGATTTAGTTTTTTCAGCTTCCTTCGCAGGAAAAAACAATTTCGGACAATTCCAATTCACTAG
- a CDS encoding efflux RND transporter periplasmic adaptor subunit, with amino-acid sequence MIQSKTILVIILISLQILSCGKKKKDTVEEDITSPFEMVPLDLKKQQTIVSLLGSVSHFQKAEISSKVLGRVEKIFREEGDRISKGQPLAKIETLNLEIQLKKDLASLEVQNKQIELSRSRYIQAKQRVEREISNIEKARADVNESKATLENLQRTFSNKQELFKIGAVSETELKGVETALISAQTNYFKAQKSLDTIQIGYRAEDLKKAGIPIPKEPSKLNEALLELNTIVEKSELDIAIANLRSIQASIDSTNLLIKESTILSPIKGIVAARSIFVGEAVKEGQAIFVVVDDSEVLLKFSVNESDLSRITPNQEVEFTIDAFPKKRFKGKILIISPLVDPQSRTAEIKVIYRNEKDVLKPGMFARAEIQDLHPVPAFYIPSKSILSGKEKDEGFIFVDNKGLLFKKRVNIEGVSGELSRIAGDLSVGELVAIGSVGNIKEGEPTPKPKDKSPVSK; translated from the coding sequence ATGATACAATCAAAAACAATTCTTGTTATTATACTTATTTCACTACAAATACTAAGCTGTGGAAAAAAGAAAAAAGATACTGTAGAAGAGGATATTACCTCTCCCTTCGAAATGGTTCCACTGGATTTGAAAAAACAACAAACGATTGTAAGCTTACTTGGAAGTGTTTCTCACTTTCAAAAGGCAGAAATTTCCTCTAAAGTATTAGGAAGGGTGGAGAAAATATTTCGCGAAGAGGGAGATAGAATTTCTAAAGGTCAACCGCTTGCAAAGATCGAAACTCTAAATCTAGAAATTCAGCTTAAAAAAGATTTAGCATCGCTAGAAGTCCAAAATAAACAAATCGAACTAAGTAGATCCAGGTATATTCAGGCCAAACAAAGAGTAGAAAGGGAAATTTCGAACATTGAGAAAGCAAGAGCCGATGTAAACGAATCGAAAGCTACTCTAGAGAACCTACAACGGACTTTCTCGAATAAACAAGAGCTATTTAAAATAGGTGCTGTTTCAGAAACCGAACTTAAGGGAGTGGAAACTGCTTTAATTTCTGCTCAGACAAATTATTTCAAAGCCCAAAAGAGTTTAGATACAATACAAATTGGATATAGAGCCGAAGATTTAAAAAAAGCAGGAATTCCAATTCCGAAAGAGCCAAGTAAGCTGAATGAAGCCCTCTTAGAGTTAAATACAATCGTTGAAAAATCCGAATTAGACATCGCTATTGCAAATCTAAGAAGTATTCAGGCAAGCATTGACTCTACAAATCTGCTTATAAAAGAGTCCACTATACTTTCACCTATCAAAGGAATCGTTGCGGCCCGTTCGATATTTGTCGGAGAGGCTGTAAAAGAAGGGCAAGCAATTTTTGTAGTCGTTGATGATTCCGAAGTTCTCTTGAAGTTCTCCGTAAACGAATCTGATCTTAGTAGAATTACACCAAACCAAGAAGTTGAATTCACTATAGATGCCTTCCCTAAAAAGAGATTTAAAGGTAAAATTCTAATCATTAGTCCTCTTGTGGATCCGCAAAGCCGGACTGCAGAAATAAAGGTCATTTATAGAAATGAAAAAGATGTATTGAAACCAGGAATGTTTGCACGGGCTGAAATTCAAGACTTACATCCAGTCCCAGCATTTTACATACCTTCTAAGAGTATCCTGTCTGGCAAAGAGAAGGATGAAGGATTCATATTTGTAGATAATAAGGGATTGTTATTCAAAAAGAGAGTAAACATTGAAGGAGTAAGCGGAGAGCTTTCTCGAATTGCAGGAGATTTATCCGTAGGAGAACTTGTGGCAATTGGTTCTGTAGGAAACATAAAAGAGGGTGAACCAACGCCCAAACCTAAAGACAAAAGCCCGGTTTCCAAATAA